Part of the Paenibacillus sp. YPG26 genome, CCAGCTTCACGCTGATGCGGTTCTTCGCCCCGGAGGAAAAAGTCGCAATCGTCTCCCCGCTGATATCCACAAGCCGTGAATTCCGGTCGGAATCCGCTGTCGGCAGCGGCGTATTGGCAAGGTAGATCAAGGTTCCTGCGACAGCACAGATGCCCAGGACGGCAGTGATCAGGGAGATTCTAAGGAACAGCCGTAAGCCCTGGCGGGGTCTGCGGCCGCTTCGTGATAGTCGCTCCATTGTGGGTAGTGCCTCCTTCTCTTTGGGACTTGGTGTGCGAAGCGGGACATAGGGTGATGGCTTCTGGTGGCTGATGGCTGAAGGCCAAGGCCAAAGGCTGAAGACTAAGACTGAAGGCCAAAGACTAAAGACTAAAGACTAAAGGCTAAAGGCTAAAGGCTAAAGACTGATGACAGAAGATAGAAGACAGAAGACAGAAGACTGAAGGCTGAAGGCCAAAGGCCAAATGTTAAAGACAGAAGACAGAAGACAGAAGACAGAAGACAGAAGACTAAAGGCTAAATGCTAAATGCAGAAGGCAAAAGCCAAAAGCCAAAAGCCAAAAGCCAAAAGCCAAAAGGCCATGTCTGGTGGTAGATAGTTAACAAGTAGTGGCTGACCCTGTCAGGTCTATTTTCTAGTATGGGAAAGTTTGGAGGAGTTATTCACTTTGTTTAACCGAGGACCGGGAAGAACGGGAAAGATCGGGAACTCTTTTTTGACGCAAAAGGTTGATAAGGGCGCAACTAGTGGGAGGTTTTTCCTGGGGGAATATAGAAGATTACACCTAGGGAGTGCAGCTAAGACTTGAGGAGTTGGAAGAAATGAGTGAACGATTAAGCAAAGCCAGGCGCAGACTGATTGTGACGGCAAGATGGGTGCTGAATTATTGGGCTTACCTGCTCATACCTTATATTGCGGCGGGAATCGGTTTGTATTATTGGGCTAACAACTACCTGGATGTGATCGTGTGGGTATCGGGGGCGGATGCAAGCGGGGGATGGAAGCATTTTATGTTATCTTTTGTGGGCATTCCTGTTCTGCTGCTGGCAGTTGCGTACTGGTTCGTGCCGCTGGTGGCCGTGGTTATTATGTATGCGGCTTGGAGGATCTCGGGAAGGAAGTCCGGAAGCCTGAGCATGAAAGGGTACCTGGATAAGTTATCTCAGTAGCAGAGAGTCATGGACAAATTTATTTGAGCAGGGGGATATTTTATGAAGAAGAACGAATTTATTGAATTCACAGCCCTTATTAACTATCTCAAAGAACTTGGCATCAATCCAGCAGAGTATCTGAGTCGGGAGGAATTGAAGAGATACACGGAGTTTGGAGCGGCATATGTAGGCATGCCAGGTGAGACGTTTAGAGATGAGCTGAAAGCCGTGATTATGGGGATGGCGGAGAGGCATTTGAGATAATTGTTGTAATTTATTCTATGGATGGGACGGAGAGGAGCCATCGAGCCATTCACTGGCTCACACGGAGGCTGGGAGTTCAAGAGCGCATGTATTCAGAATCCAGATGGATATATTCTTGTGTTGGGTGCTATGCGTGTGATTAGCGCGGAATAGGCCAATTATTTTAACAAGTATTGCTCTATTGTTAGCATGGGTTGAATGTTAGGCTCCTCCTCAAGCGAAAGGTTATTGGTATTTGGCATAGGACAACTGAAATGATTAGGACCAAAGGCATTGGGACAGATTCTCCGGGGGAGAACTGTCTCTTTTTTTGTTAGGCATAAGTGAAAGTTTGTGTTTTGTATAAATATGGAAGGTACTGAGCTGAGGCACATAGAAATATATAAGGAGTATGGTGTAATTGCTAAGGATAAGCAGAGTTCAGGAACATTTAATGGTAAAAACAGACGGGTATCAAGCAGCGACCGTAGGGAAGCTCCGCAAAATCCCTGGGCGCTGCTGGATACAGGCCGAACTCGCCTGGAAGCTCCCGTATTGTGAGGAATCTGTGCGAATGCTGAGCGACATGTTCCCGGTAGAAGAAGTAGATATAGACCCACCGCTGCGCAAAGAGGAAAGGTTTCGAAGGTATTTTCCGTATGATGCTTCTGTGGCAAAGGAGATACGGGAATCTCAGAAGCTGTTCAGCCAACTGCTGACGCTTAAGGGGTTAAGTCCACAAACGAAGAAGGCTTACGAAGGGCATGTAAGGCGATTCTGCGAAGATGTGGCCGATGACTTTCTTGAATTGCAGACCAGGCATGTCCGGGACTATCTTCTTCAGCTCTTTAAGCTGGAGCGTTCTCATTCGTATATCAATCAAGCGATGAGCGCAATGAAGCTTTTTCTAAGTCAAGCTTATAAAAGACCTGATCTGATCGTGAACCTTCCCAGACCGAGAAAGGAAAAGAAGCTGCCTCCCGTATTGTCTATGGAGGAGTTGAGGCTGATTTTTGGATCACTAAGCAATTTGAAACACAGGATGATTCTTATGCTGACTTATTCAGCTGGGCTCCGTGTCGGGGAGGTTGTACGGCTGCGCCTGAACGATCTCGATCAGCAGCGGATGCTCGTTCATGTGCGGCAGGGGAAGGGCAAAAAAGACCGTATGACCCTGTTGTCGCACACAACTGGTGAATGTCTAGTACGTTATTTAGAGCGAGAACGGCCTTATGAGTGGCTCTTCCCAGGCGCTGAGCGGGATCGACCAATTACCGTGAGGAGTGTACAGCGGATATTTGAACGTGCTCTGCAGTCGGCCGGTATCCGGAAGCATGCAACCGTGCATACCTTAAGACATTCCTTCGCCACCCATCTGCTGGAGGCCGGGACGGATCTTCGCTACATTCAGGAGCTGCTGGGCCATGAGGACATCAAGACGACTCAGATCTACACCCACGTCTCCTCCAAGGAGGCCCGCCGTATCCAGAGCCCTCTGGATCGGTTGTATCCGGGCGGGATAGGTGACGCAGATACCCAAGGGAATGGGGATTAGGGCGACAGGTGTCGTGGATTTAGTGTTATACGCAATTGCCCTTGAACCCCTGAAGAAGCCAACCCCATGAAATCGAATATTCGCTATGAAGCAGAATCATAGAAGAAAGAATCATAGTTTACTTCGTATTTAGAACGGCCGAGATCGGCACTAGGATCGAATTAACTATGATTTTTTTAGTGCATATGCGGATATCCGGGTGATTTCATGGGGCCGACCGATTCGCTAGACTTTCCTAATCCTTACTTGAATTCCTCAACCACTTTAACGGCGAAGCGTCCCGAGGAACATCGAAGAAGAAGGTTACTGGAGGTTCGAAGAAAGGGTTGGCAGGTAACCTGCATAGGGACGATCACGCCAACCGAGTGGTTTTGAAAGGCAGGAATTCAAGTTCAAAGCCAAGAAGGGATTAGGAAAGGCGAATCCGTTGGGGCAAACTCGAAGAAGAGGGCAACTGCGTATAACACCACATTCACGCTGCGGGGCATACGCCCCTTGGTCTGCCGGGGAATCACAAGGAAGTATGTCCAGGCAGACAACTCTGCGAGACTAAGTCTTCGACCCGGCGCTAACGCGCCTTAAGCCTCTCGGGTTCGCGAATGCAAGAACGTTATACGACATGGACGTAAAAAATGAAATTAGGTGAATTCGATGAAGATTAAGGACCAGCAAAATCTACTTTTTCAAAACTTATCAAATATCAAAAACTATTGGGTAAGCGAATCAACTAGCAGCTTATTACCTGAAGCCGATTTGATATGGTGTAATAACCCTGAACAAGTTCAAAGTTTAAGTGAAGTTCTAAATAATGATGAACTTCTCAATGCATTTAAAGACTATCAGAAAGAAATTATACAAGGTGTAATACATTCAATACTTGTAATGTTTGATGGTGGGGATGCATTAGCTGAGAAGCTTAGAATTGAATTGATAAATGCTGAAACAAAAGAAATATTAAATGAGAATATAGCATTGCACGAAGATTTTATAGAGTTTTTAATTGACAATGAATGAAATTGTAAGTTATTCGAAGTAGTCGTCCACGTCATATAACACCGCATTACCGCAGCGGGCCTAACGGCCCTTGGTCGCTGGGGGAATTTACAGGGAAGCATATTCAGCGACACACCCGCACCACCTAAGCACAGTCGCGCCCATTCGGGAGCCAGGACACCTGGCTCCATGCTACCTTTAAGGTTGTGGGGCGTCGGGAATGCAACAACGTTATAAGAAATTGGGGCAAACCCGATAGAAATCAAATTCAAATAAACACTAACAAGAGGTGGTACCCTTGTCACATGTCAGAGTTAGGTGTAGCGGTTTAATAATTAAAGATAATTCAATTCTTTTAGTTGAGTATGATGACAATGGAATTCATTACAATCTACCAGGCGGAGGATTAGAACGTGGAGAAACAATAGTTGATGGTGTTACTCGAGAAGTCTATGAGGAAACTCGCTCGGAAGTCGAAGTCG contains:
- a CDS encoding tyrosine-type recombinase/integrase encodes the protein MLRISRVQEHLMVKTDGYQAATVGKLRKIPGRCWIQAELAWKLPYCEESVRMLSDMFPVEEVDIDPPLRKEERFRRYFPYDASVAKEIRESQKLFSQLLTLKGLSPQTKKAYEGHVRRFCEDVADDFLELQTRHVRDYLLQLFKLERSHSYINQAMSAMKLFLSQAYKRPDLIVNLPRPRKEKKLPPVLSMEELRLIFGSLSNLKHRMILMLTYSAGLRVGEVVRLRLNDLDQQRMLVHVRQGKGKKDRMTLLSHTTGECLVRYLERERPYEWLFPGAERDRPITVRSVQRIFERALQSAGIRKHATVHTLRHSFATHLLEAGTDLRYIQELLGHEDIKTTQIYTHVSSKEARRIQSPLDRLYPGGIGDADTQGNGD
- a CDS encoding histidine kinase produces the protein MKIKDQQNLLFQNLSNIKNYWVSESTSSLLPEADLIWCNNPEQVQSLSEVLNNDELLNAFKDYQKEIIQGVIHSILVMFDGGDALAEKLRIELINAETKEILNENIALHEDFIEFLIDNE